A window of the Brassica napus cultivar Da-Ae chromosome A2, Da-Ae, whole genome shotgun sequence genome harbors these coding sequences:
- the LOC106390278 gene encoding protein CUP-SHAPED COTYLEDON 2-like, translated as MDIPYYHYDHGGDSQYLPPGFRFHPTDEELITHYLLRKVIEGCFSSRAIAEVDLNKSEPWQLPGKAKMGEKEWYFFSLRDRKYPTGLRTNRATEAGYWKATGKDREIYSSKTCALVGMKKTLVFYKGRAPKGEKSSWVMHEYRLEGKFSYHFISRSSKDEWVISRVFKKPGLANTGGSAEASISVSNGTGTSKKTKIPSNISTNYREQPSSPSSVSLPPLLDPTTTLGYTDSSWSYDSRSTNTPVITTAITEHVSCFSTATTTTALGLDVDVDSFNHLLPPVPPGFDPFPRFVSRNVSSLSNFRSFQENFNHFPYYGSSSASTMTTPVNLPSSHGGTGMNYWLQTTAEENETKAGLLNGGLDCVWNY; from the exons GCCAATATCTTCCTCCGGGTTTCAGGTTTCATCCGACAGATGAAGAGCTCATCACTCATTACCTCCTCCGTAAGGTCATCGAGGGCTGTTTCTCAAGCCGTGCCATCGCAGAGGTTGATCTTAACAAGAGCGAGCCTTGGCAACTTCCCG GGAAAGCTAAGATGGGAGAGAAAGAATGGTATTTTTTTAGCCTCCGTGACCGGAAATATCCGACGGGACTGAGAACGAATAGAGCAACGGAGGCTGGTTACTGGAAAGCTACCggaaaagatagagagatttaTAGTTCAAAGACTTGTGCACttgttgggatgaagaagactCTTGTCTTCTACAAAGGACGAGCTCCTAAAGGAGAGAAGAGCAGTTGGGTTATGCATGAATATCGTCTTGAAGGCAAATTCTCTTACCATTTCATCTCCAGAAGCTCGAAG GACGAATGGGTgatctctagggttttcaagaAACCCGGGTTAGCTAATACCGGAGGCTCAGCAGAAGCAAGTATTAGCGTTAGCAATGGTACTGGTACAtctaaaaagacaaaaataccCTCGAACATCTCCACAAACTACCGTGAACAACCAAGCTCTCCTTCCTCCGTCTCACTTCCTCCTCTCCTTGACCCCACCACAACCCTCGGCTACACCGACAGCAGCTGGTCCTACGACAGCCGTAGCACCAACACACCCGTCATAACCACCGCAATAACCGAGCACGTGTCCTGTTTCTCCACTGCCACTACTACAACTGCCTTGGGCTTAGATGTTGACGTCGACTCATTCAACCATCTTCTACCGCCTGTGCCGCCGGGGTTTGACCCTTTTCCTCGCTTTGTCTCGAGAAACGTCTCGTCTCTATCTAACTTTAGGTCGTTCCAAGAGAACTTCAATCACTTTCCTTACTATGGGTCGTCTTCTGCATCCACCATGACCACACCCGTTAACCTGCCTTCTTCCCACGGTGGCACCGGGATGAACTACTGGCTACAGACGACGGCGGAAGAGAACGAGACAAAGGCCGGTCTGCTTAACGGTGGACTTGATTGCGTATGGAATTACTAG